The proteins below are encoded in one region of Populus alba chromosome 2, ASM523922v2, whole genome shotgun sequence:
- the LOC118063476 gene encoding E3 ubiquitin-protein ligase PUB22, whose product MQREEQEIQRMDGFEHQVPSFFICPISLQVMKDPVTISTGMTFDRESIQKWLFSYKKITCPVTKQPLSDFRLTPNSNLLRLIQSWHLQHASSSTTKFVEPEPTNHDALIKVLLEEIKQPQLQVKSLRKIKSLIQENRGDSCRITCIRDDSLFSLVASLVVKTELPGVPQITGNDTPVIVNEAVSSLCLLRPSVETLKMVSQNESGLLIDSLCLIITQCLSNLQIRIQAALLLKSIFEVVDGIYKEGLRVEFFESITEILKDQISRHGSLTVLAILMEVLSYGKNKEKAIEGGLIPILIELLAEDSERHVCEMMLAVLEKLCQKAEGRAAFLAHPAGIAVVSSKILKVSHVGDDKSIRLLSSVLRFCISRGEVAQEFMEVGGVTKICLLIESGCNLKTKEKAREILGFHLKTWNKTPCFPSLFKA is encoded by the coding sequence ATGCAAAGAGAGGaacaagaaattcaaagaatgGATGGTTTTGAGCATCAAGTGCCATCATTTTTTATCTGCCCAATATCTCTTCAGGTCATGAAAGATCCTGTTACTATATCCACAGGCATGACCTTTGATCGAGAGAGCATTCAGAAATGGCTTTTCTCTTACAAAAAAATCACTTGTCCTGTTACAAAACAGCCACTTTCTGATTTCCGTCTCACTCCAAATTCTAATCTTCTTCGCTTGATCCAATCATGGCATTTACAGCacgcatcatcatcaacaacaaagtTTGTGGAGCCGGAGCCTACTAATCATGATGCCTTGATTAAAGTCCTTCTTGAAGAGATTAAGCAACCCCAGTTGCAGGTAAAATCTCTTAGAAAGATCAAGTCATTAATCCAGGAGAATCGTGGTGATAGTTGCAGGATTACTTGCATTAGAGATGATAGCTTATTTTCTCTAGTAGCATCTCTTGTAGTCAAAACTGAGTTACCAGGGGTTCCACAGATTACTGGTAATGACACGCCAGTAATTGTCAATGAAGCTGTGTCATCTCTGTGTCTTTTAAGGCCATCCGTTGAGACATTAAAGATGGTTTCACAAAATGAAAGTGGCCTGTTAATCGATTCACTTTGTTTAATTATAACACAGTGTTTGAGCAATCTCCAGATTAGAATTCAAGCTGCTCTTCTCCTGAAGTCCATATTTGAAGTGGTTGATGGAATTTACAAGGAAGGACTTAGAGTTGAGTTCTTTGAGAGCATCACGGAGATATTGAAGGACCAAATTTCAAGACATGGAAGCCTGACAGTCTTGGCTATTTTGATGGAAGTTTTGTCATATGGGAAGAACAAAGAGAAAGCTATTGAGGGAGGACTCATTCCGATACTGATCGAATTGCTAGCTGAGGACAGTGAGAGGCATGTGTGCGAGATGATGTTGGCCGTGCTAGAAAAACTGTGCCAGAAAGCAGAAGGGCGGGCTGCCTTTTTGGCACATCCGGCAGGCATAGCAGTTGTATCGTCGAAGATTTTGAAGGTTTCCCATGTTGGAGATGATAAATCAATACGTTTGTTGTCATCCGTTTTAAGATTTTGTATCAGTAGAGGTGAGGTTGCACAAGAATTTATGGAGGTGGGTGGAGTGACAAAGATTTGCTTGTTGATAGAAAGTGGATGCAATTTAAAGACTAAGGAAAAAGCCAGGGAAATCTTAGGGTTTCATCTTAAAACATGGAACAAGACTCCCTGTTTCCCCTCTTTATTTAAAGCTTGA
- the LOC118063522 gene encoding aluminum-activated malate transporter 10, which translates to MVMGNRAPNKLEWRINVRNGTSEILQPESGLVHRIWSWLKGLLGEFMLKIWNFLEKARNIAVAEPKKVIHCLKVGVTLTIVSLFYYMRPLYEGVGGNAMWAIMTVVVVFEYTVGATLYKCINRAIATFLAGSLGVGVHWAASHSGDKLEPIILGISVFLLASAATFSRFIPSVKARFDYGVLIFILTFSLVSVSGYRVDKLIDVARQRLSTIAIGASLCVLICMLFYPIWAGKELHNLIHRNLEKLADALEGCIAEYFTDSSAGDSCKKIGGYKCVLNSKAAEDSMAGFARWEPAHGRFNFRHPWKQYLKVGASLRSCAYCIETLDGCLNSEIKAPEPLRRHLSDACITLSSSASFLLKELATTVKTMRKSSEIDFSIGEMQFAVLKLENAMKSLPNHLVATPSSTSDRDAKAEPIRKTTTPSSVMEILPLATLVSMLKETAARIKEIADEVNELAKLADFKPPNTKKASQSQSSNQVDEPSNNEERTKGLG; encoded by the exons ATGGTGATGGGAAACAGAGCTCCAAACAAACTGGAATGGAGGATAAATGTACGTAATGGGACATCAGAGATACTACAGCCTGAGTCTGGTTTAGTCCACAGAATATGGTCATGGTTGAAGGGTCTGCTAGGAGAATTCATGTTGaaaatttggaattttttgGAGAAGGCTAGGAACATAGCGGTTGCTGAGCCTAAAAAGGTTATCCATTGTCTCAAAGTAGGGGTGACACTAACTATCGTGTCGCTCTTCTACTATATGAGGCCTTTGTATGAAGGCGTTGGAGGGAATGCTATGTGGGCGATTATGACAGTTGTGGTAGTTTTTGAATACACTGTGG GGGCAACACTATATAAATGTATTAACAGAGCAATAGCCACTTTCCTTGCTGGTTCACTTGGCGTTGGCGTTCATTGGGCTGCAAGTCACTCTGGAGATAAACTCGAGCCCATAATTCTTGGAATCTCAGTTTTCCTTCTTG CTTCAGCAGCAACCTTTTCGCGGTTTATACCATCCGTTAAAGCCCGATTTGATTATGGTGTTTTGATTTTCATCCTGACCTTTAGCTTAGTGTCCGTTTCTGGTTATCGCGTGGATAAATTGATTGATGTTGCACGTCAGAGGTTGTCCACAATTGCTATTGGGGCCTCCCTTTGCGTTCTCATATGCATGTTATTCTATCCAATCTGGGCTGGCAAAGAGCTTCACAATTTGATTCATCGTAACCTGGAAAAGCTTGCTGATGCATTAGAGG GATGTATTGCTGAGTACTTTACAGACAGCAGTGCTGGAGATTCTTGTAAGAAAATTGGAGGCTATAAATGTGTTCTTAATTCGAAGGCAGCTGAAGATTCTATG GCTGGCTTTGCAAGATGGGAGCCTGCACATGGTCGATTCAACTTCCGGCATCCATGGAAGCAGTACCTAAAGGTCGGGGCGTCACTGCGAAGCTGCGCATATTGCATTGAAACTCTCGATGGTTGCCTAAACTCAGAAATTAAG GCACCTGAGCCTCTAAGGAGGCATCTCAGTGATGCCTGCATCACATTGAGCTCCTCTGCTTCGTTTCTCTTGAAAGAACTGGCTACTACAGTTAAGACCATGAGAAAATCATCAGAAATAGACTTCTCAATTGGAGAGATGCAATTTGCAGTGCTAAAACTTGAAAACGCCATGAAATCTCTTCCTAACCACCTTGTTGCCACACCTTCCTCAACATCCGATAGAGATGCCAAAGCAGAGCCTATCAGAAAAACCACTACACCATCATCTGTCATGGAGATTCTTCCACTAGCAACACTGGTATCTATGCTAAAAGAAACGGcagcaagaatcaaagaaatTGCTGATGAAGTCAATGAGCTTGCAAAGCTAGCAGATTTCAAGCCTCCTAACACCAAAAAGGCTAGCCAAAGCCAATCCAGCAACCAAGTTGACGAGCCATCAAACAATGAAGAACGCACCAAAGGTCTGGGATAA